One Streptomyces sp. NBC_01237 genomic region harbors:
- a CDS encoding serine/threonine-protein kinase translates to MSEAEQAREPQGDKEGRLLAGRYRLGEVLGRGGMGTVHRAADETLGRTVAVKELRFPSAIDDEEKRRLITRTLREAKAIARIRNNGAVTVYDVVDEDDRPWIVMELIEGKSLAEAIREDGTLTPRRAAEVGLAILDVLRSAHREGILHRDVKPSNVLISEDGRVVLTDFGIAQVEGDPSVTSTGMLVGAPSYISPERARGHKPGPPADLWSLGGLLYASVEGCPPYDKGSAIATLTAVMTEPVDPPKNAGPLEKVIYGLLARDPDQRLDDAGARALLNAVINAPDLPVPPPADSTQVMALPVDVDAGSATRKPPKVPKPAARSGESGEGARDRLRGALRSVRNAKPTPGVAAGAGAAAATASASGPAGAATPAEPPTKPGTRPRSPATASAASPAAAPTPAPGTPAKPPRAPVTAAAVPPQRPPAPSAAPAVRASLTDVVPRRTLVIIAAVVALAILGTVLAIALSGGDDKDGRSGGSGKGDTSVSAGGSGEGQGDGQREGQGRSDGKPSEQPSGDPATKDPKTDAPPPADALPAGYEKVTDKRFRFDMAMPEDFERDAIAGRNSGGIYNADGGFPRVQVDFNGSPRDDAAAAWAGAVAGTKALSNGYKHLGIKKVDFNGYPTVADWSFERDQKGIRVRVLNRGFKVDAKRGYSIMVSCKASEWDEAECRTLRETAFATFKPTD, encoded by the coding sequence ATGTCGGAGGCGGAGCAGGCACGGGAGCCCCAAGGGGACAAGGAAGGTCGTCTTCTCGCGGGGCGTTACCGGCTCGGGGAGGTGCTCGGCCGGGGCGGTATGGGCACGGTCCACCGCGCTGCCGACGAGACGCTGGGCCGCACGGTCGCGGTCAAGGAACTGCGCTTCCCGTCGGCCATCGACGACGAGGAGAAGCGTCGTCTGATCACGCGCACCCTGCGTGAGGCGAAGGCGATCGCACGGATCCGCAACAACGGCGCGGTGACCGTCTACGACGTGGTCGACGAGGACGACCGGCCGTGGATCGTCATGGAACTGATCGAGGGCAAGTCGCTCGCCGAGGCGATCCGCGAGGACGGGACGCTGACACCCAGGCGCGCCGCGGAGGTCGGGCTCGCCATCCTCGACGTGCTACGCTCGGCGCACCGCGAGGGCATCCTGCACCGCGATGTGAAGCCGTCCAACGTGCTGATCTCCGAGGACGGCCGCGTCGTACTGACCGACTTCGGCATCGCCCAGGTCGAGGGGGACCCGTCGGTCACCTCCACCGGCATGCTCGTCGGCGCCCCCTCGTACATCTCGCCGGAGCGGGCCCGCGGCCACAAGCCGGGGCCGCCCGCCGACCTGTGGTCGCTCGGTGGACTGCTGTACGCGAGCGTCGAGGGCTGCCCGCCGTACGACAAGGGGTCGGCGATCGCGACCCTCACGGCCGTGATGACCGAGCCGGTCGACCCGCCCAAGAACGCGGGCCCGCTGGAGAAGGTCATCTACGGCCTGCTCGCCAGGGACCCCGACCAGCGGCTGGACGACGCCGGGGCACGGGCCCTGCTCAACGCCGTGATCAACGCTCCGGACCTCCCGGTGCCCCCGCCGGCCGACTCCACCCAGGTCATGGCGCTGCCGGTGGACGTCGACGCCGGGAGCGCCACCAGGAAGCCGCCGAAGGTGCCCAAGCCGGCCGCCAGGTCCGGTGAGTCCGGCGAGGGCGCCCGCGACCGGCTGCGCGGAGCCCTGCGCTCCGTGCGGAACGCCAAGCCGACGCCGGGGGTCGCGGCGGGAGCGGGAGCCGCTGCTGCCACCGCCTCGGCGTCCGGGCCGGCCGGTGCGGCCACCCCGGCCGAACCGCCCACGAAGCCCGGGACCCGCCCCCGGAGCCCCGCGACGGCTTCCGCGGCATCGCCCGCCGCGGCCCCCACGCCCGCCCCCGGGACCCCCGCGAAGCCCCCGAGGGCGCCGGTCACCGCTGCGGCGGTACCGCCACAGCGCCCTCCGGCCCCGTCGGCCGCCCCCGCCGTCCGCGCGTCCCTCACGGATGTGGTGCCCCGCCGTACGCTCGTGATCATCGCGGCCGTCGTGGCGCTCGCCATCCTGGGCACGGTGCTCGCGATCGCCCTCTCCGGGGGCGACGACAAGGACGGCCGGAGCGGCGGTTCGGGCAAGGGCGACACGTCCGTCTCGGCGGGCGGTTCCGGTGAGGGCCAGGGGGACGGCCAGAGGGAGGGCCAGGGCCGGAGCGACGGCAAGCCTTCCGAGCAGCCGTCGGGGGACCCGGCGACCAAGGACCCGAAGACGGACGCGCCGCCCCCGGCCGACGCCCTGCCCGCCGGGTACGAGAAGGTCACCGACAAGCGGTTCCGCTTCGACATGGCGATGCCCGAGGACTTCGAGCGCGATGCCATAGCGGGGCGGAATTCCGGCGGGATCTACAACGCCGACGGCGGTTTCCCGCGCGTCCAGGTCGACTTCAACGGCTCGCCCAGGGACGACGCGGCCGCGGCATGGGCGGGGGCCGTGGCGGGTACCAAGGCCCTCAGTAACGGCTACAAGCACCTCGGCATCAAGAAGGTCGACTTCAACGGCTACCCGACCGTGGCCGACTGGAGTTTCGAGCGTGACCAGAAGGGCATCCGGGTACGGGTGCTGAACCGCGGCTTCAAGGTCGACGCCAAGCGCGGCTACTCGATCATGGTCAGCTGCAAGGCGAGCGAGTGGGACGAAGCGGAGTGCCGGACGCTGCGCGAGACGGCGTTCGCCACGTTCAAGCCCACGGACTGA
- a CDS encoding protein kinase, with amino-acid sequence MDDYAGRVLADRYRLPLPPFDGYELVETRAFDTYSGQEVLIRQVPLPEIVEAEVLDADGLPASVGRVHGRTTGRAVRRSTDPAVRRAIEAAQAAAQVPDHPRLDQVFDVFAEAGSLWIVSELVAARPLAALLAERPLNPYRAAEIGSDVLAALRVLHAHDWTHRNITVRTVLICDDGRVVLTGLAAGAAEEALCGYVTAPLPDDDDDDDVAAHDSADGYDGADGYDGHDDGYEDGAEDEDDGRGSESPYGTYGTAGPYGPQDTSDTSDTQDTSEAEGTYSTYGTDVVPAVAPDAYADPPPAPSDSQELVPRPAAPAVPYAGARPTAEPGAVQPDAASAAQLRAARAGAIAAYRAGARAAARGNVEDQHPTTGHDTDGAPGGAHDIEDTALLPAQRPAPGGDSLLPGAWSDEADDPYAEDDPYGADDPYTKRDPYGADDPYTKRDPYAGDDEHDDEDGRGEDDGGRPPGRRVHLAGSWDDGPGSGRPVPAGGSGEDALRADSRRPGNTPVPAGRAAQPAAVTASGGWDEVVAGGRGTPAYRGPATPLAAERARQARIAVVGAVTERWAPEQAGPVHENWQLAPPIGPATDLWALGALLYRAVQGHAPYPEENAAELVQMVCGEPPAFAEECGALRPVVESLLRQDPTERPDVEELSGWLRSLVRSAPEPEAGTDVVPLPSADETRLPVVRRKGELVRRRRGRLGGGSAHGRHRQGKQKQRVEKPRREPARLPEEPRESAESWETPPSRPPRAPREPKGPKVLREPARQREGKAPRSLGRMLLVLILLGMAAAVAYALIFMAEDDPGTGAAPSGSVTPTGPGVPRPSGGASGTPGSQQPQTSRSAVALAPGYVLRKDAEGFEVGVLKGWQRSPANADRQIRYGSDGFSLLIVPGRDTVKANGADPLAYQRDKEPELQPFRDSSWSSSVGLRRVDVGRQAMAEGQFTWQDGKGREVYVRNLVMIVDGKYHIIQVLGPQDDQDKVTAIYEQAIASYRVGP; translated from the coding sequence GTGGACGACTACGCGGGTCGGGTGCTTGCCGACCGCTACCGCCTTCCCCTGCCTCCGTTCGACGGTTACGAACTGGTCGAGACCCGGGCGTTCGACACATACAGCGGGCAGGAAGTCCTGATACGTCAGGTCCCGTTGCCCGAGATCGTGGAAGCCGAGGTCCTCGACGCCGACGGTCTGCCCGCATCCGTCGGACGTGTCCACGGACGCACCACGGGACGTGCGGTACGCCGTTCCACGGACCCTGCGGTCCGGCGTGCGATCGAGGCCGCCCAGGCCGCTGCCCAGGTGCCCGATCACCCACGGCTCGACCAGGTCTTCGATGTGTTCGCCGAGGCGGGATCGCTCTGGATAGTGAGTGAACTGGTCGCGGCGCGTCCGCTGGCCGCCCTGCTCGCCGAGCGCCCCCTCAACCCGTACCGGGCCGCCGAGATCGGCTCCGATGTGCTGGCGGCGCTGCGGGTGCTGCACGCGCACGACTGGACCCACCGGAACATCACCGTCCGTACGGTCCTGATCTGTGACGACGGCCGCGTGGTGCTGACCGGACTGGCGGCCGGGGCCGCCGAGGAAGCGCTGTGCGGATACGTCACGGCGCCGCTGCCCGACGACGACGATGACGACGACGTCGCCGCGCACGACAGCGCGGACGGGTACGACGGCGCGGACGGGTACGACGGGCACGACGACGGCTACGAGGACGGGGCCGAGGACGAGGACGACGGGCGCGGTTCGGAGAGCCCGTACGGCACCTACGGAACGGCCGGCCCCTACGGTCCGCAGGACACGTCGGACACGTCGGACACGCAGGACACGTCCGAGGCGGAAGGCACGTACTCCACGTACGGCACGGATGTGGTTCCCGCGGTGGCTCCCGACGCGTACGCGGACCCGCCACCCGCGCCTTCGGACAGCCAGGAACTCGTCCCGCGACCTGCCGCACCCGCCGTTCCGTACGCCGGTGCGCGACCCACCGCCGAGCCGGGCGCCGTGCAGCCCGATGCCGCGAGCGCCGCACAACTGCGCGCCGCGCGCGCCGGGGCGATCGCCGCCTACCGCGCGGGCGCACGCGCCGCCGCCCGGGGCAACGTCGAGGACCAGCACCCCACCACCGGGCACGACACCGACGGCGCTCCCGGCGGCGCCCATGACATCGAGGACACGGCTCTCCTCCCGGCCCAGCGCCCGGCCCCCGGCGGCGACTCCCTGCTCCCCGGCGCCTGGAGCGACGAGGCGGACGACCCGTACGCGGAAGACGACCCGTACGGCGCGGACGACCCGTACACCAAGCGCGACCCGTACGGCGCGGACGACCCGTACACCAAGCGCGACCCGTACGCCGGGGACGACGAGCACGACGACGAGGACGGACGCGGCGAGGACGACGGCGGCCGGCCGCCCGGCCGTCGGGTCCATCTGGCCGGCAGCTGGGACGACGGACCGGGCTCCGGCCGCCCCGTCCCCGCGGGCGGCTCGGGCGAGGACGCGCTGCGCGCCGACTCCCGTCGCCCCGGCAACACCCCCGTACCGGCCGGGCGGGCCGCGCAGCCCGCCGCCGTGACCGCGTCGGGCGGCTGGGACGAGGTCGTCGCGGGCGGCCGGGGGACCCCCGCCTACCGCGGCCCCGCCACCCCGCTCGCCGCCGAACGCGCCCGGCAGGCACGGATCGCCGTCGTCGGCGCGGTCACCGAACGCTGGGCACCCGAGCAGGCCGGACCGGTCCACGAGAACTGGCAGCTCGCACCGCCCATCGGCCCCGCCACCGACCTGTGGGCGCTCGGCGCCCTGCTCTACCGCGCGGTCCAGGGCCACGCCCCCTACCCCGAGGAGAACGCCGCCGAACTGGTCCAGATGGTCTGCGGCGAGCCGCCCGCCTTCGCGGAGGAGTGCGGTGCCCTGCGCCCCGTGGTCGAGTCGCTGCTGCGCCAGGACCCCACGGAGCGCCCCGACGTCGAGGAGCTGAGCGGCTGGCTGCGCTCACTGGTGCGGTCCGCCCCGGAGCCGGAAGCGGGCACGGACGTCGTCCCACTGCCCTCGGCCGATGAGACCCGGCTGCCCGTCGTACGCCGCAAGGGCGAGCTCGTCCGCAGGCGCCGGGGCCGGCTGGGCGGCGGATCGGCGCACGGCCGGCACCGCCAGGGCAAGCAGAAGCAGCGCGTGGAGAAGCCGCGGCGGGAGCCCGCCCGGCTGCCCGAGGAGCCGCGCGAGAGCGCCGAGTCCTGGGAGACCCCGCCCTCCCGCCCGCCGCGCGCGCCGCGTGAGCCCAAGGGCCCCAAGGTGCTGCGGGAACCCGCGCGACAGCGCGAGGGGAAGGCGCCGCGCAGCCTGGGCCGGATGCTGCTGGTCCTCATCCTGCTGGGCATGGCCGCAGCGGTGGCGTACGCCCTGATCTTCATGGCCGAGGACGATCCCGGCACCGGAGCGGCGCCGTCCGGTTCGGTGACCCCCACGGGGCCCGGCGTGCCCCGGCCCTCCGGCGGCGCCTCCGGTACACCCGGTTCCCAGCAGCCGCAGACCAGCCGTTCCGCCGTCGCGCTCGCCCCGGGCTATGTGCTGCGCAAGGACGCGGAGGGCTTCGAGGTCGGCGTGCTCAAGGGCTGGCAGCGCAGCCCCGCCAACGCGGACCGTCAGATCCGTTACGGCAGCGACGGATTCAGCCTGCTGATCGTGCCCGGACGCGACACCGTCAAGGCCAACGGCGCCGACCCGCTCGCGTACCAGCGGGACAAGGAGCCGGAGCTCCAGCCGTTCCGGGACTCAAGCTGGTCCTCCTCGGTCGGTCTGCGCCGGGTCGACGTCGGCCGACAGGCCATGGCGGAGGGCCAGTTCACCTGGCAGGACGGCAAAGGCCGCGAGGTGTACGTGCGCAATCTGGTGATGATCGTGGACGGCAAGTACCACATCATTCAGGTGCTCGGCCCTCAGGACGACCAGGACAAGGTCACCGCCATCTACGAACAGGCCATCGCCTCCTACCGCGTCGGCCCCTGA
- a CDS encoding serine/threonine-protein kinase produces MLAGRYRLGEVLGRGGMGKVWRAHDEVLHRTVAVKELTAGLYVAEADRLVLHARTQKEARAAARITHPGVVTVHDVIEYDNRPWIVMQYVDGPSLADAAKENGEMAPREAARIGLHVLSALRAAHSAGVLHRDVKPGNVLLARDGQVLLTDFGIAAIEGDSTITRTGELVGSIDYLAPERVRGGDPGPSSDLWSLGATLYTAVEGRSPFRRTSPISTMQAVVTDEPPAPANAGPLTPVITALLRKDPEDRPSAAETERMLLDAMEGREPRAAQAFVPTQRVTEEALNGLAAPDDVTDRLTGGTSAGTSHTPAAPVAVPAPASTPVTRRAGARWRTRLVVIAVAAVLGGAAGLAAMKYADGGASGDGGRSPEAPATAAPAPSVSSGGRDTGSEAGQDPKPPAKAIPDGWQRVEDPKGFSLVVPDGWERRTEGNQIDYTPDNGAHRLRISIDPEPDFESSYTHMLNLEKDLAKRLPGYERVSLQSNIYRDRPGSLWEFTWVESKEHPGPRRGIDQMYYGEAGGPEYALYMTAPDEDWATSREQFDTMLRSWKAPEAAN; encoded by the coding sequence GTGCTGGCCGGGCGGTACCGGCTGGGCGAGGTCCTCGGCCGCGGCGGCATGGGCAAGGTCTGGCGCGCCCACGACGAGGTGCTGCACCGCACCGTCGCCGTCAAGGAGTTGACCGCAGGGCTGTACGTCGCCGAGGCCGACCGGCTCGTCCTGCACGCGCGCACCCAGAAGGAGGCGCGCGCGGCGGCCCGCATCACGCACCCCGGAGTCGTCACCGTCCATGACGTCATCGAGTACGACAACCGCCCCTGGATCGTGATGCAGTACGTCGACGGGCCCTCGCTCGCCGACGCCGCCAAGGAGAACGGCGAGATGGCCCCGCGCGAGGCGGCCAGGATCGGTCTCCATGTGCTCAGCGCCCTGCGTGCCGCGCACAGTGCCGGGGTGCTCCACCGGGACGTCAAACCCGGCAACGTCCTGCTGGCCCGCGACGGGCAGGTGCTCCTGACCGACTTCGGGATCGCCGCGATCGAGGGCGACTCCACCATCACCAGGACCGGTGAACTGGTCGGCTCCATCGACTATCTGGCGCCCGAACGGGTACGTGGCGGCGACCCGGGCCCGTCCTCCGACCTCTGGTCGCTCGGCGCCACGCTGTACACCGCGGTGGAGGGACGCTCCCCGTTCCGGCGTACGTCACCGATCTCCACCATGCAGGCGGTGGTCACCGATGAGCCGCCCGCTCCCGCCAACGCCGGTCCACTGACCCCCGTGATCACCGCGCTGCTCCGCAAGGACCCCGAGGACCGGCCGTCGGCCGCCGAGACCGAGCGGATGCTGCTGGACGCCATGGAGGGCCGGGAGCCCCGGGCCGCCCAGGCGTTCGTACCGACCCAACGGGTCACCGAAGAGGCCCTGAACGGGCTCGCGGCCCCGGACGACGTCACGGACCGGCTGACCGGCGGCACGTCGGCCGGCACCTCGCACACGCCGGCCGCCCCGGTCGCTGTCCCCGCTCCCGCCTCCACGCCGGTGACGCGGCGCGCCGGAGCCCGGTGGCGCACGCGGCTCGTGGTCATCGCCGTGGCCGCGGTGCTCGGCGGCGCGGCGGGTCTGGCCGCGATGAAGTACGCGGACGGCGGCGCCTCCGGTGACGGGGGGAGGTCACCGGAGGCGCCCGCCACCGCGGCGCCCGCGCCGTCCGTCTCCTCGGGCGGACGGGACACGGGATCGGAAGCGGGCCAGGACCCGAAGCCGCCCGCCAAGGCGATACCCGACGGCTGGCAGAGGGTCGAGGACCCCAAGGGCTTCAGCCTCGTCGTACCGGACGGGTGGGAGCGCCGGACGGAGGGCAATCAGATCGACTACACACCGGACAACGGCGCCCACCGCCTCCGGATCAGCATCGATCCGGAACCGGACTTCGAGAGTTCGTACACGCACATGCTGAATCTGGAGAAGGACCTCGCCAAGCGGCTGCCCGGCTACGAGCGCGTCAGCCTCCAGTCGAACATCTACCGCGACCGGCCGGGCTCCCTCTGGGAGTTCACGTGGGTCGAGTCCAAGGAGCATCCGGGCCCGCGTCGCGGCATCGACCAGATGTACTACGGCGAGGCGGGCGGGCCCGAGTACGCGTTGTACATGACGGCGCCGGACGAGGACTGGGCGACCAGCCGGGAGCAGTTCGACACCATGCTGCGCAGCTGGAAGGCCCCGGAGGCGGCGAACTGA
- a CDS encoding succinic semialdehyde dehydrogenase — protein MTDSQAPVAPLGTNPVAAAPAGVRTAADVVTPEVIAQLTRGVVGSGRTANHTPFTGEKLADLPESTPEDVATAFERARAAQPAWAATPVRTRAAILLRFHDLVLSRQSEVLDLIQLETGKARLHAHEEVQAVAVAARHYGRKASSYLRAKRHTGVVPTLTKVTELRQPRGVVGQIAPWNYPLELSVGDALPAFVSGNAVVMKPDTETALTALWARDLLIEAGLPAEVFQVVLGEGPVVGPEVVSHADYVSFTGSTRTGREVAQGAAARLVGVSLELGGKNAMLVLADADVEKAAAGAVRACFSSAGQLCISIERLYVHESIADDFVARFAARTKAMRLGSSLAYGADMGSLVGERQLETVTQHVAEAVEKGATLVAGGVARPDIGPLFYEPTILDGVEAPMAVCTQETFGPVVSIYRFSDEDAVIDLANATPYGLNSSVWTKDGRRGHRVAARLRTGTVNINEGYAPAYGSVQSPMGGMKESGLGRRHGSEGILKYTEAQTVAQQRLIPLAPSFGMDDEKYAAFMSRSLKAMKAFRLR, from the coding sequence ATGACGGACTCGCAGGCCCCTGTTGCCCCCCTCGGTACGAACCCCGTCGCGGCCGCCCCCGCAGGCGTGCGCACGGCCGCCGATGTGGTCACCCCCGAGGTGATCGCCCAGCTGACCCGCGGCGTCGTCGGCTCCGGCCGTACGGCGAACCACACCCCCTTCACCGGGGAGAAGCTGGCGGACCTGCCCGAGTCCACCCCCGAGGACGTGGCGACCGCCTTCGAGCGGGCCCGCGCCGCCCAGCCCGCCTGGGCCGCGACCCCCGTACGGACCAGGGCGGCGATCCTGCTCCGCTTCCACGACCTCGTGCTCAGCCGCCAGTCCGAGGTCCTCGATCTCATCCAGCTGGAGACCGGCAAGGCCCGGCTGCACGCCCACGAAGAGGTGCAGGCCGTCGCCGTCGCCGCCCGGCACTACGGCCGCAAGGCGTCCTCGTACCTGCGGGCGAAGCGGCACACCGGGGTCGTACCGACCCTCACCAAGGTCACCGAGCTGCGCCAGCCGCGCGGGGTCGTCGGCCAGATCGCTCCGTGGAACTACCCGCTCGAACTGTCCGTGGGCGACGCACTGCCCGCGTTCGTCTCCGGCAACGCCGTGGTGATGAAGCCCGACACGGAGACCGCGCTGACCGCGCTCTGGGCCCGTGACCTGCTCATCGAGGCCGGACTGCCCGCCGAGGTGTTCCAGGTCGTCCTCGGCGAGGGCCCCGTCGTCGGCCCCGAGGTCGTCAGCCACGCCGACTACGTCTCCTTCACCGGCTCCACCCGCACCGGCCGTGAGGTCGCCCAGGGCGCCGCCGCCCGCCTCGTCGGCGTCTCCCTGGAGCTCGGCGGCAAGAACGCCATGCTGGTCCTCGCGGACGCCGATGTGGAGAAGGCCGCCGCGGGCGCCGTGCGTGCCTGCTTCTCGTCCGCCGGACAGCTCTGCATCTCCATCGAGCGGCTGTACGTCCACGAGTCGATCGCCGACGACTTCGTCGCCCGGTTCGCCGCCCGTACGAAGGCGATGCGGCTCGGCAGCTCCCTCGCGTACGGCGCCGACATGGGCTCCCTCGTGGGCGAGCGCCAGCTGGAGACCGTCACCCAGCACGTCGCCGAAGCCGTCGAGAAGGGCGCCACGCTCGTCGCGGGCGGCGTCGCCCGGCCCGACATCGGCCCGCTGTTCTACGAGCCGACCATCCTGGACGGCGTCGAGGCGCCGATGGCCGTCTGCACCCAGGAGACCTTCGGACCGGTCGTCTCCATCTACCGCTTCAGCGACGAGGACGCGGTCATCGACCTCGCCAACGCCACGCCGTACGGCCTGAATTCGAGCGTCTGGACCAAGGACGGCAGGCGCGGCCACCGGGTCGCCGCCCGGCTGCGGACCGGCACGGTCAACATCAACGAGGGGTACGCCCCCGCGTACGGCAGCGTGCAGTCCCCGATGGGCGGCATGAAGGAGTCCGGTCTCGGCCGGCGGCACGGCTCCGAGGGCATCCTCAAGTACACCGAGGCCCAGACCGTCGCCCAGCAGCGGCTGATTCCGCTCGCCCCGTCCTTCGGGATGGACGACGAGAAGTACGCGGCGTTCATGAGCCGCAGCCTGAAGGCGATGAAGGCGTTCCGCCTGCGCTGA
- a CDS encoding GMC family oxidoreductase — MPQDSPAQNRPENPVPAEDDAAYDYDVIVVGSGFGGAVSALRLTEKGYRVGVLEAGRRFTPGTLPKTSWDIRNYLWAPALGLFGIQRVHLLGNVMVLAGAGVGGGSLNYANTLYVPPAPFFEDRQWAGITDWQDELKPYYDQAKRMLGVRLNPTMTPSDVHLKAAAQAMGVGDTFHLAPVGVFFGDGRDADGTARAKPGGTVPDPYFGGAGPARKACTECGECMTGCRHGAKNTLNENYLHLAEKAGAVIRPMTSVVAITDDPEGGYHVTTVPTDRRRKGRPTLLRARKVVVAAGTYGTQTLLHTMKDRGLLPRLSARLGELTRTNSEALVGSQTSDRRYRRKHGTPKADFTQGVAITSSIHPDANTHIEPVRYGKGSNAMGAMSILQVPYGGRRVLGWLGNMAKHPALAVRSLSNHHWSERTIIGLVMQSLDNSLTTYRKPGGLGKGLLTARQGHGAPNPTQIAEATRSASLLADEINGFAGSNVGELMGTPLTAHFLGGCPIGASAEDGVIDPYHRLYGHPGISVVDGSAVSANLGVNPSLTITAQAERAMSFWPNKGARDPRPEPGAAYERLTAVEPHAPTVPKEAFGALRLPFLGMPALPPKGDGAVRAEGDAVPNP; from the coding sequence ATGCCCCAGGACAGCCCTGCCCAGAATCGGCCCGAGAACCCCGTACCGGCCGAGGACGACGCCGCGTACGACTACGACGTCATCGTCGTGGGCTCGGGCTTCGGCGGAGCGGTGTCGGCGCTGCGGCTGACCGAGAAGGGCTACCGCGTCGGGGTCCTGGAGGCGGGCCGCCGCTTCACCCCCGGCACGCTCCCCAAGACCTCCTGGGACATCCGGAACTACCTCTGGGCCCCCGCCCTCGGTCTCTTCGGCATCCAGCGCGTGCATCTGCTCGGCAACGTCATGGTGCTGGCCGGGGCGGGCGTCGGCGGCGGCTCGCTCAACTACGCCAACACGCTGTACGTGCCGCCCGCGCCGTTCTTCGAGGACCGTCAGTGGGCCGGGATCACCGACTGGCAGGACGAGCTGAAGCCGTACTACGACCAGGCCAAGCGGATGCTGGGGGTCCGGCTCAACCCGACCATGACCCCTTCCGACGTCCACCTCAAGGCCGCCGCACAGGCGATGGGCGTCGGAGACACCTTCCACCTCGCCCCCGTCGGGGTCTTCTTCGGCGACGGCAGGGACGCCGACGGCACGGCGAGGGCGAAGCCCGGCGGTACGGTCCCCGACCCGTACTTCGGGGGCGCGGGCCCCGCCCGCAAGGCGTGCACCGAGTGCGGCGAGTGCATGACGGGCTGCCGCCACGGCGCGAAGAACACCCTCAACGAGAACTACCTGCACCTCGCGGAGAAGGCCGGAGCGGTCATCCGTCCGATGACGTCCGTCGTCGCGATCACGGACGACCCGGAGGGCGGCTACCACGTCACGACCGTCCCGACCGACCGCCGCAGGAAGGGCAGGCCCACCCTGCTGCGCGCCCGCAAGGTGGTCGTCGCGGCGGGCACGTACGGCACCCAGACCCTGCTGCACACCATGAAGGACCGGGGGCTGCTGCCCCGGCTCTCGGCGCGGCTCGGCGAACTGACCCGGACCAACTCCGAGGCGCTCGTCGGCTCGCAGACCAGCGACCGCCGCTACCGCAGGAAGCACGGCACCCCGAAGGCCGACTTCACCCAGGGCGTCGCCATCACGTCCTCGATCCACCCGGACGCCAACACGCACATCGAGCCCGTCCGCTACGGCAAGGGCTCCAACGCCATGGGCGCCATGTCCATCCTCCAGGTGCCCTACGGTGGCCGCCGGGTGCTGGGCTGGCTGGGCAACATGGCCAAACACCCCGCACTCGCGGTGCGTTCGCTCTCCAACCACCACTGGTCCGAGCGGACCATCATCGGCCTGGTCATGCAGTCGCTGGACAACTCCCTGACGACGTACCGCAAGCCCGGCGGTCTCGGAAAGGGCCTCCTCACCGCCCGGCAGGGGCACGGCGCGCCCAACCCGACGCAGATCGCCGAGGCGACCCGCAGCGCCTCGCTGCTCGCCGACGAGATCAACGGCTTCGCCGGGTCCAACGTCGGGGAGCTGATGGGGACGCCGCTCACCGCCCACTTCCTCGGCGGCTGCCCGATCGGGGCGAGCGCCGAGGACGGGGTCATCGACCCGTACCACCGGCTGTACGGGCACCCGGGAATCTCCGTCGTCGACGGCTCGGCCGTCTCCGCGAACCTCGGCGTCAATCCGTCGCTGACGATCACCGCGCAGGCGGAACGGGCCATGTCCTTCTGGCCCAACAAGGGTGCTCGGGACCCGCGTCCGGAGCCGGGCGCGGCCTACGAGCGGCTGACCGCGGTGGAGCCGCACGCGCCGACGGTGCCGAAGGAGGCGTTCGGCGCGCTGCGGCTGCCCTTCCTGGGCATGCCCGCGCTCCCGCCCAAGGGCGACGGTGCGGTCCGGGCGGAAGGCGACGCCGTACCCAATCCGTGA